The Tautonia plasticadhaerens nucleotide sequence CTCCGACTGGCCCGGGGCGACGGAGACGTGGACCGTGTCGTCAGCCTCGGCGACGTCGAGCCAGTAGCGGTAGACCACGGTCTCGTCCTGGACCTGGGCGGCTTCGACGGCCCTGCGGTCGGAGCCGAAGCCGATCACGAGCCGGGGGGGGGGCACCGACTCGGCGACCCGGACCCGGACCAGGCTGAAGTCGGCCAGGTACCGGCCGGGCTCGAGGGCGTGCTCGAACTCGACTGCGCCGTCGAGGGGCAGCGGGTAGGTCCGCAGGCCGATCAGCTCGGCGGGGGCGAGCCCCTCGACGCTCGGGGCGACGATCGCCGCGTCGAGGGCCCGCTCGGCGGCGTCGAGGTACTTCTCGACGTGGATCGGCGAGACGTTCAGGGCCGAGCCGACGTTGTCGAAGCCGAAGCCGATCTCGTCCGGGGGGAAGGAGGCCGAGAGGCCGAGGTCGAGGCCGATCAGGTCCCGGATCGTGTTGTCGTATTCCTGGCGATTGAGCCTGCGGAGGACGACCGGCGGGGGCGCGGCCGACCCGAGCCGGGAGGCGATCACGTCCTGCTCGATCCAGGAGACGATGGCCTCCAGCTCTTCGACCATCGGCTGGGGCATGTCGGCCGGGGGCATGAGGCGGCCCTCGACGGCGTCGAGCACGCGGAGCCAGGTCTCGGCGTCCTCGACGGCGGCCTCCCGGTCGGCGTAGCGGTCGAGGACGACCTCGCCCTCGGCGTAGGCCTCGGCATGGCAGTCGATGCAGTATTGCTCCAGCATCGGGATGATGTCGGCCCGGAACGCGTCTTCCCCGCCCGCGCCGAGTGCGGGCGAGCCGGTGGCGGTGGCGAGCAGCAGGGCGATCGCCGCGAGCCGGGCGAGCCGTCGATTCCCGAGGCGGGAGTGCATGGTCGGATGGTCCTCGAACCGGTGGATGGTCTGAGCCCGGGGCGGATCGTCACCCTTCCAATGTGTCATCCCGAGCGACGGGTGTCGAGCCCCGTCGGCGGGGAGGAGGGGGCGATGCGGGGGTCGTGGCGCGCCCCGGCCCTTCTTCACTCCTTTCGGCGACGTTTCGGGCGCCTCCGGCCCGTCATCTGCTACAATAGTCACAGTAATTGTCCCCTGCGGACCCGGACCCGATCTCGTCTCACACGGCCGTGCAGGCACGACTCCGATCGTCGATCCGCCCCGGAGGGAGCATCCGGCGGGAGGCGAAGGGCACCGAATCCTCGTGTCGACCCCCCGCTCCCCGTCCCGGATGGTCCTCGGGTTCTCCCTGACGGCGGCCGTGCTGGCCGCGGCCTGCTGGGCCCTGGTGCCCCGTCCCGGGCCGGAGCCGGGGCCGGCCGGGGCAAACCCAGAGGGAGACGAGGTCGTTCAGGTCCGGAAGGCCTTCCGCCCCGTCCTGGGGGACGACGCCGGGGAGGAGACCGGGGCAGACCCGCGGGACGAGGTCCCCCCGGAGGTCCGGGAGTTCCTCGACCGGGTGCTGGATCACGCTCCCGAGGCCGGAACCGGCGTCGAGGGCTTCCGCTTCTCCCACTGGGGCCACCCGGGGCGGCCGACCCGGGCGGCGATGGGGGTCAAGTCGGTCCCGGGCCTCGACCCGGACGAGTTGATCGCCCGGGTGATGGACGTCGACGGCTACGAGGGGCGGATCGCCAACGTCCTCTCCAGCCGTTCCCGCCCGGATCCGGGGCGTCCCGAGGAGGACTCGGTCCGCTTCTCCCAGCGGATCCAGATCCCGGGGATCGCCCGGGTCCAGCAGGAAGCGGTGCTGATGGACCTGGGCACGATCGACGGCTACCGGGTCGCCTGCTGGTACCTCTTGTCGGAGGAGACGGGGGCCTTGAATCCCCGGGACGGCGCCCGGAGCGCCTTCAACGTGGGCGCCTGGCTGGCCGCGCCGGGGGTGGTCGGCTACGCGCTCAATAGCTGGCCGAGGCGAGAGGACGTGAACGCCCTCCAGTGGCTCTCGCTGACGACCGGGTCCGACGCCCTGGCAAGCCCGATCGTCGAGCGGACCATCGACGGCATGGCCCGATGGTCGCGCCCTTCGGGCCTGGCGGGGGGAGACTCGACCCCGCCGGTCACCTCGACCGCCGGGGTCGCGGCCCAGTAGCGGGCCGACGGCCCGGGATCGGTTCAATACCCCCCCGGTCGACCGACTCGCCCCCGGCGGGCGTGCCGAGGGCGCGGAGGACCTCCGGGTCGATGCGGTCCTCCGCCCGGGCGACCTCGGTCGCGTCGAGGAGGAGGACGCAGGCCAGCAGCAGGGTCGGGGCCCGGGACCTCATCGAGTTCACCTTGGGGGCGGCTGCACCGAGTCGCGGTTGCGTTCGATCGGACGGATTCCCCCGCGTCAGGCGGGGGCGTGGGCGGGTGGGGCGGGACCTCGCCGGATCGGTGGCGGCGGGCCTCCTCGACGTAATGCCGCCAGGCGTGGTCGATCCGCGCCCGCATCGACTCGCCGACGGGCCGCACCACCTTCTCGGGCATCCCCAGGACGAGCGACCCGGGCGGCACCTCCGTCCCCTCGGTCAGCAAGGCCCCGGCGCCGACGACCGAACCGGCCCCGATCGTGACGCCGTTGAGCAGGATCGCCCCCATGCCGATCAGGCAGTCGTCCTCGACGGTGCAGCCGTGGAGGATCGCCCGGTGGCCGACCGTCACCCGACGGCCGACGACGCAGGGCACGCCCGGGTCGGCGTGGAGCATCGAGAGGTCCTGGATGTTGCTCCCCTCGCCGATCTCGATCCGCTCGGCGTCTCCCCGGACCACGGAGTTGTACCAGACGCTCGCACCCGGCCCGAGCGCGACGTCTCCCAGCACGACGGCCCCGGGGGCGATGAAGGCGGAGGGGTCGATCATGCTCTGGCTCCCGTTCGCCCCGGGCCGGGGCGGGTCGTGACCGGGAGGCCCGTCGGCCGTCGCGATCCGGCGGGTCCGATGATCGCGGATGTCGGACGCCCCCGGGAGTGGTAACCTGGCGAAATCGGAGCCCGACGACCGGGGAGACGCCCCAGGCACGACGCACCCTCCCGACCCGGCGACCACCTCCCGAAGTCCGGGGGAGACTCGCCGGGCGGCCTCGAACCAGGGAGTCCGACGATGGGAGACGAGACCGAGGGGACTCCCCGGCCGGATCGGGCCGACCGGCCGAGTCCGGGCCGGGAGCCGACGGGGAGTCCGGGGGGCGATCGTCGGGCCCCCTCCGGCTCCTGGAAGGTCGACCCGATCCACCGGCTGGGCTGGATGGCCTACGTCCTCGCCCTGCTCCTGCTGCTGGGGTTGCTGCTCGCGGTGGGCCGGGTGCTGACCGGATGGATGGCCGGCTACGCCGAGACGGCCGTGACGCTGCCGGAGGAACCCTGAGCCGACCGAGGGGGGGCCGGCGGGCTCCTTGACTCGCAGTGCGGACCGGGTTTCCCGGCCCTTTGACCCGGGGGGCGGCCGGTGAGACCATTGGGGGGATTTCGCGGCGTCCGGGGCGACCCTCCCGGGCCCAGGGGCGAACGACGACCTCGCGGTTCGCCGGGCCCCACGAAACGGAGCGGGGATGACGATGGACGAGGAACCGACCAGGACCAGGCGGGTCCGGATCGTGAACGCCTACGGGTTGCACATGCGCCCGGCCTCGAAGTTCGTGGCGATCGCGAAGGACTTCCGGTCGGACATCCGGGTCGAGCACCAGGGGGCCCGGGTCGACGGCAAGAGCCTGCTGGAGATGACCTGCCTGGCCGCCGAGTGCGGCACCACGATCGGCCTGGAGGCCCGGGGGCCCGACGCCGACGAGGCCCTCGACGCCCTCGCCGGGCTGGTGGCGGCCGGGTTCCACATGACCGAGGAGGACTATGCCCCCTGACCGCTCGGGAGGCACGACTCCCCGGTCCCCGGGCGGACGAGCCCGATCGGGGGCTCGATCGAGGAGACGGCCGAGGCCGGGGTTGATGAACCGCTCCTCGGTCGTCGGGGGCGTTCTCCGGCGTCTCCTCGGCAAGCTGCCGATCGACGTTGGTCGCTTGACGGCGAGGAGGGCCGTTCGTCCAATAGTCGGGCAAATCCCCGTCGATCCGACCCCGATCCGGATGTGACCCATGACTCGAATCGCCGCCCTCGCCCTGTCCGTTTGCCTGACCGTCCCCTGCCTCGCCTCGGGGCTCCCGAGGAGCAGCCCGGAGGACCAGGGGATCCCGCCCTCGGCGATCCTGGAGTTCGTCGAGCGGGCCGAGCGGCGGATCGACGCCCTGCACAGCGTGATGGTGGTCCGCCACGGCCACGTGGTCGCCGAGGGCTGGTGGGCGCCGTATGACCCCGGCACGCCCCACGAGCTGTATTCGCTGAGCAAGAGCTTCACCTCGACGGCCGTCGGCCTGGCCGTCGCGGAGGGGAAGCTGAGCGTCGACGACCGGGTGATCGACTTCTTCCCCGACGAGGCCCCGGACGAGCCGGGGGCCAACTTGGCGGCGATGCGCGTGAGCGACCTGCTCCGGATGTCGACCGGCCACGAGTCCGAGCCGTCGCTCCGGGCGGCGGACGACTGGGCGGAGGCCTTCCTCGCGCACCCGGTCCCCTTCAAGCCGGGGACGCATTTCCTGTACAACACGGCGGCGACCTACATGCTCTCGGCGATCGTGCAGCGGGCCACCGGGGAGACGGTCCTGGACTACCTCCGCCCCCGGTTGTTCGAGCCCCTGGGGATCGACGACCCGCGCTGGGGCACCAGCCCGCAGGGGGTGACGCTCGGCGGCTACGGGCTGAGCGTCCGCACGGAGGACATCGCGAAGTTCGGCCAGCTCTACTTGAACCATGGCCGGTGGGAGGGGGAGCAGGTCGTGCCCGAGTCGTGGGTCGGGGCGGCGACCGCGCGGCAGACGTCCAACGGCAGCAACCCCGGGAGCGACTGGGACCAGGGCTACGGCTACCAGTTCTGGCGGAGCCGCCACGGCGCCTACCGGGGCGACGGGGCGTTCGGGCAGTACTGCATCGTGCTGCCCGAGCAGAAGGCGGTGATCGCCATCACCTCCGGCGTGAAGGACATGCAGGCGGTCCTGGACCTGGTCTGGGAGATGCTCCTGCCGGCGATGGGCCCCTCCCCCCTGCCCCCCGCCGAGGACGACCGGGCCGCCCTCGAAGCCCGGCTGGCCGGGCTGACGCTGGCCCCTCCCGAGGGGCCGGGCTCGAACGCGACGGCCGAGCGGGTCTCGGGGACGACGTTCGAGTTCCCCGACAACCCCAGGGGGATCGAGTCGGTCACGCTCCGCCCCGAGGGCGAGGGGACGACGCTGGCCTTCCGGGTCGACGGGGAGGAGCGGCGAATCTCCTGCGGCCACGGCTCCTGGCGGGAAGGGAGGCTCGCCTTCGAGCGCTTCCCCGAGCAGCCCGCGGCCGCCGCCGGGGCCTGGACCGGGGACGAGACCTTCACCGCGCGGATCTGCTTCGACGAGACGCCGTTCGTGGCCTCGCTCCGCCTGGAGTTCTCGGGCGAGGGACTCCTCCTCGATTCCGAGGCCAACGTCGGCTTCGGGCCGACCGGGCATCCCCGGCTCGTGGGCTCCCCGGCGGGGGGATCGGCGCCTTGAGGCGAGGCGGTTCGGCTAGCCATCCCGGGGCGAGGGAGTCAGACTAGTGGGTCGCGACCCCCGAAGGCCTGCCGGAAGAGTACCCCATGACCGACGACTCGTCCCCGAACCCCCGAGGCGGCTCGCCGAGGAGGACGCCGCCGATCCCGTTCCTGGTCCTGGCCGGCGTGGTGGTGGCCGTCACGATCCTGTTCTACCAGGTGATCCGCCCGCTGGCCTTGCCGCTGTTCCTGGCGGCGGTCATCGCCCTGCTGGCCCACCCGCTCCACGCCCGGCTGACCGACCGCCTCGGGGGGCGGGCCTCGCTCTCGGCCGGGATCATCACGCTGCTGATCCTGCTGGTCCTGGTCGGGCCCCTGGGGACCGCCGTGGGGATGGCGGTCTCGGAACTCCGATCCGTGGTGGAGCACTTCCGGGAGGGGCTGGCCGCGGGGGAGGACTGGCGGGTCCTGGTGGCCCAGGACCTCGACCCCAGGCTGGCCGATGCCATCGGGCGGGTCGAGCGGCTGATCCCCCTCGATGCCGATGAACTGCGGGAGAAGGCCCTCACGATCGGGGCCGAGGGCGGCGAGGTGCTCTACCGACGCAGCCTGGGGCTGCTGGGCAGCCTGCCCGGCCTGGTGCTGGGCCTGGTGATGTTCCTCATCGCCCTGTTCTTCTTCCTGCGGGACGGCTCGCAGATGATCCTGGGCTGGGAGGAACTGACGCCGATGAATGCCGAGCACGACCGGCTCATCCGGGGGGAATTCGCCCGGGTCTGTCGGGGGGTCGTGCTCGGTACGCTGGCGGCGGCCGTGGCGCAGGGGGTGCTGCTCGGGCTCGGGCTCTTCGCCATCGACCTGATCGCGGGGACCGGCATCGGGCGGTGGACGTTCCTCCTGTCGCTGCTGACGGTGGCCTTCTCGATGGTCCCGTTCCTCGGGGCGGCGGCGATCTGGGCGCCGACGGCCCTGCTGATGTTCTCCGAGGGGCACCCGGCGGCTGCGGTCGTCCTGGCGGTGTACGGGGCCGTGGTGGTCTCGCTGAGCGACAACCTCGTCAAGGTCCTTGTCATCGGCGAGACGGCGGGGATGCACCCGCTGCTCGTCTTCGTCAGCGTCTTCGGCGGGATCCAGCTGGTGGGATTCCTCGGGATTTTCGTCGGGCCGATCGTCGCGGCGGTGCTGTTCACGCTGCTCCGGATCCTCCGCCGGGAGATCGTGTCGCTGAATCGGCCGGCCTCGGGCCGGGGCCTCGACCGGCCCGAAGCCGGCTGAATGCCGGACCGGCCGGGGTGCGGACCTCCCGGGACGCGAGACGGACGCCGTCGGGTCCCCCCGGCACGGCCTCCCCTGCCGGGCCTTCGGTTCGATGCGAGAGTGAGATTGCGAGATCCGGGGATGGCCATTATGATCCGCCCCTCTTGAGGCGGATCGAGGCCTCGCCGGTGCCCCCACCCCCTCCCGGGCTGATCCCCTCGCCCCGGACGAGGGACGCTCACGGGGGCCGTCGTCCGGAAGGATGGGTTGGCCGGGCCATCCCCTGGAGCCCCGCTGAGGGCCAGGCCCTCGAATCGAGGCGATGGTGCGCGAACCCCGTCCGGGAGGACGCTCGGACGTGCGATCCCGCCCGACCCCCCGGAGGTCGCGGGGGGGGATGCCCGCCGCCTGGGTGGCGATCGCCCTCGCCTGCCCGGCCGCCCGGGCCCAAGGGCCCCCCGATCCGATCCCGCCGCCGGTCCCGGCGCACCCGGCCCCGACCGGGGCCGGGCCTCAGGTCTCGGTGGACCAGCTCGCCGAGCGGCTTCTCGCGATGGAGCGGCAGAACCGCGCGCTCGCCGAAGAGTTGCAGCGGACGCGGGCCGAGCACGAGGAGCAGATGCGGCTGATCCTCGACCGGCTCGACGAGGTCTCGGGTCGGTTCGTCACCGCCGAGGATCCGGCCCCGCCCCCCGACGGGGCCTCCCCACCGGGCGCAATGCCCTTCGACCCCCGGCAAGTCGAGAACCCCGTCCCCGACTACACCGAGGGCCAGTTCGCCCCCGATACCCCGGCCCCGGGCTACCCGCTGCCGAGCATCGTCGAGCCCGGTCGATCGCTCCTGAACGGCAGCTTCGGGCCCGGCTTCCGCTTCCGGACCCACGACGGCGAGTTCCGCCTCAAGGTCAACTACGAGTCCCAGGTCGAGGGCCGAGTCTGGGACCCGAGCGACCAGCAGCCGGCGAACAGCGGGATCTACCTGCCCCGCCAACGGATCTTCTTCAGCGGGAACATCACCAAGCCCATCGAGTACGAATTCGCCATCAACCGGGGGTTCGGCGGCCTCAACCTGCTGAACGCCTACCTCAACTTCCACGTCGACGACCGGTTCGAGCTGCGGATGGGCCGGTTCTTCACGCCGCTCTTCTACGACCAGTACGCGATCTCCAACTACTGGCTGATGCAGCCCGAGCGGTCGGTCTTCACCACGAACCTGTCGCTCAACCGCCAGTTCGGCGCGATGGCGTGGGGCTACCTGTTCGACAAGCGCCTCGACTACGCCGCCGGCGCCTTCAACGGCTCGAGGAACTCGTTCGAGCCGCTGACCAACGGCCTCGACTTCGTCGGCTACCTCAATGCCCGGCCGTTCCAGATGTCGGAGGCCCTGCCCGCGGCCCGGTTCCTGAACCTGGGGGCCTCGGTCGGGTTCGGCCACCAGGACCAGTCTCCCGTCCCGAGGTCCTTCCGGATCGCCGGGGGATCCCCCAGCGCCGACGTGCCCGGGCCGGCGACGGTCCCCTTCCTGATCCTCGACCCCGGCGTGGCCGAGCGGGGCGACCGGCTGATCGGCTCGGTGCACGCGGCGTACTTCCACAAGGGGCTGTCGCTGATCGGCGAGTGGCAGTACGGGTACGGCGGCTACGCGGCCCCAGGCGCGGGGTCGTCGACCCGGGTGCCGTTCTCGGGCTTCTACGCCTCCGGCGGCTACTTCCTGACCGGGGAGGAGGTCGAGCGGCGCTCCCGCCTCTACCCGCTGCGGCCCCTCATCCCGACCCGGGAGGGCGACCGCCGGGGCATCGGCGCCTGGGAGCTCACCGGCCGTGTGAGCACGCTGGAGTTGGGCCGGCAGGTCTTCGAGGCGGGCCTGGCCAACCCGGAACTCTGGTCGAACCGGGCCGTCACGACCGAGCTGGGGGCAAACTGGTACTGGAACGAGTATATGAAGGTCTACATCTTCTGGCTGCACGGCGCCTTCGCCGACCCGGTCCTGTACGCCCCGGGGCGGCTCCAGGAGACGGCCGACATGTTCTGGCTCCGGTTCCAGCTCTACTTCTGAGGCGGATCGGCCCGGACCCGCCGGGATGGGGAGTCCGGGCGCTCAGAGGCGTCCTCGCGCCCCGAGCCATCCCCCCGACCATCCCGTGTCGTGGGTCGACGGCCTCCCCGGTTGGCCAGGGATCGTCACGACCGGCGGACGGCGTGGGGAGACGCGACGGCCGATGCCCGGTCGGGGTGATTCGAGGATGGCCTGGTAGTGGGGGCGGAGGCGGAGGATCTCGAATCCGGCCCCCTGCCGTGGCCATCGAGGCACCTTCAGCGGCAACAGCGGTCGAGCAATCGACCGTGCCGGGAGGGAACTCATGACGCGACTGCTCGGAGGACGAGTCGTCCCGGAGCCTGTCGATGCGGCCAAACGCGGCGGGAGGACTTTGATGTGTGCATCATTAATGAAACTTGTGCATTTATCAATGCCTTGAAGCGTGGGGCCCCGACTCGACCCCGAGGCCATCCGTCAAACGGCGGTCTGGAGGACCCGTCGAGTCGTCCCGGCCCGCGTCTGATCCGGAGACGCGGAGATCATTGCAAATGACACATATCCTGATCCTGGAACGACATTTCACCCCCGCCATCGAACGTGACTCGGGGTCGCACGCCCATCCGATCGGGGCCCTACGCCCCGGTCAGTTCCAGATCCGACCGGGAAAGAGATGGAAATCGCCGGGTCGATGAGAGAGGATTGGCCGGCTCCGGGTCATTATTCCTTCCACGACCGGTCTCATCTACCACTGCGGTGGGGTGACGCCTCCCCGCCCTCGATTGCCCTCGTCCCTCCTCCTTGGAGCGCCCTTCATGCAACCGCCGCATTGTCCTTCCCGCCGCGAGTTCGTCCGAGTCGCCGGCCTGGCGACCGGGGCGGCCGGCCTGGTCATCTCGGGGTCCGCTCGATCGGCCGTGCCGGCGACTCGGGCACCCGACCCGGACGTCGTCCTCGCCGAATTGCTGGAGGGGAACGGACGGTTCATGAACGGGCAGACCTCGCTACTGACCCGACGACGGCCGGAGGACTTCGCCTCACTCGCCGAGGGCCAGGCCCCGACGGCGATCATCGTCGCCTGCTCCGATTCGAGGGTCGCCCCGGAACTGGTCTTCGACCAGGGCGTCGGCGACCTGTTCGTCGTCCGGGTGGCCGGCAACCACGTCACCGGGGCCGGGCCCATCGTGCAGGGGAGCATTGAGTTCGCGGTCGCCGTGCTGGGGGCGAGGTTGATCCTCGTGCTCGGCCACGACAAGTGCGGCGCGGTCGAGGGGGCCATCGCCCGCTCCGAGTCCGACGAGCCGCTGCCCGGCTCGATCGACGCTTTGGTGAAGATCATCAAGCCGGCGGTGGCCGACGCCGAGGGGAAGCCCGGCGACCGGCTCGACAATGTCATCCGGGCGAACGTCGAGCGGTGCGTCGGCAGCCTAAAGACGGCCGGGCCGATCCTGCCGGACCTGGTCGGGTCCGGGGAGTTGAAGGTCGTCGGCGGCGTCTACCGGCTGCGGTCGGGCAAGGTCGAGCTGTTCGACTGAGGATCGCCGGCTCCCCGCCCTCGCCCCCAGCCCGGCGGCGATCGATCGGCGGCCTCACGCGGCCCCCTCCCGCCGCGGCGGGGGCCGCACGCGCCCGCCCGTCACGGCGGGGGGCGGCGTGCGGCCGGGGAGGGGATTGACACGGAGATCTCGCCATGGCAGTCTCATCACGTGTCGCTGCTTGCAATTCAATGAATTCAGGGATTTTCGATCGGTGAGCACGCTTGATCGGCACGCCCTGTCGCGGTACTCGGCCGCGGTCCCGGCCCCCGTCCTGGAGGTGCTCCGCGGGATCGGCCAGGTGTTCTTCCAGGAGAATGCCCTGACGGGGGCCTGCTTCGCGCTGGGGATCGCGCTGAGCTCGCCGCCGATGGCGGTCGGGGCGGTGATCGGCTCGGCCATCGGCTGGGCGACCGCACGGGTGCTCAGGTTCGATCCCGCGGGGGTGTCCGCCGGGAGCTTCGGCTTCAATTCCGCACTGGTCGGGATCGCCACGCTGTTCTTCTTCCGTCCGGGGGCATTGAGCGTCGTCCTGCTGGCCGTCGGCTGCGTCGTTGCGGCGTGGGTCACCCGGGTCGTGCGGCGGTCCGTGCCGTTCCCGACCTACACCGGGCCGTTCATCGTCACGACCTGGGCCGTGTTTTTCCTGGGGAAGGCGATGGGGGTCGAACCGGCGGGTCCCGGCTACGGACCGCTCGTCCCGAACCTCGCGGTCGGCGCCGGCCTCGAGGCCATCTTCCACGGCATCGGCCAGGTCATGTTCCAGGCGAGCCTCTGGACGGGGATCCTCTTCCTCGTCGGGATTGCCCTCAACGACCGGGGGCACGCGGGCTGGGTGCTGGTGGCCTCGATCCTCGGGATGCTCGTGGCAGGCTACCACGTCGATGCGGCCATGAGGGCCCTCGACCCCGAGCAACTGGTCGAGCGCGACCAGTTCGAGACCATCCGGCTGGGGCTCTTCGGCTACAACGCCACCCTGGCGGCCGTCGCCTTGTCCCTCTGGCGGCGGTCGCTGATCCCTCCCCTGCTGGGCCTCCTGCTCTCGGTGCCCCTCACGGAATTCATCCCGAGGCTGGGCCTGCCGGCGCTGACGGCGCCGTTCGTCCTGGCGACCTGGATCGTCCTGGCCCTCGGCTGGCTCGACGCTCGGGTCCTGCGAGGGTCGGGCGGGCCCGCCACCGAGGCCTGATCCCGCCAACACGAGATCGGTGCCCCCCGGAACACGAGTGAACCCCCTTCCCCTTGCTGTCGGGAGACGACCGACCGATGAACCTCTCCCCCCAGGAACGCGACAAGCTGCTGATCTTCGTGGCCGCCCAGGTCGCCCGGCAACGCAAGGACCGCGGCCTGAAGCTGAACGTGCCCGAGGCGACCGCCCTGATCACGGCCGAGCTGATGGAGATGGCCCGGGACGGCAAGACCGTCGCCGAGATCATGGCCGCCGGCCGGGAGATCCTCACCCGATCCGACGTCATGGACGGCGTCCCCGAGATGGTTTCCATGATCCAGGTCGAGCCGACCTTCCCGGACGGCAGCAAGCTCGTCACCGTCCACGAGCCGATCCGCTGATCGGTCGTCCCCCGCCCCCCCCGATGGACGATCCTGGGAGAGACGCATGATCCCCGGCGAGTACCTCTTCGACGGCGACGACCTGGAGCTCAACGCGGGCCGCCCGGTCGTGACGCTGAAGGTCAATAACACCGGCGACCGGCCGGTGCAAATCGGCGCGCATTATCACTTCTTCGAGGTCAACAGGGCCCTGGTCTTCGATCGGGAGAAGGCCTACGGCATGCGGCCGGACCTGCCCAGCGGCACCTCGGTCCGGTTCGAGCCGGGCGAGGTCAAGGAGGTGAACCTCGTCCCCTACGGCGGCCGCCGGGTCGTCTACGGCTTCAACGCCCTGGTGTCGGGCCGGCTGGATGACCCGTACACCCGGACGATGAGCCTGAGGCGATGCCAGGACCAGGGCTTCGGCCATTCTGCCTCCGAGTGACACGTCGGTCGCGATTCGGGCCGATCGGCCCATCCCCGGAGACGACCTGAGATGAGCGTCCGACTCTCCCGCAAGGCGTACGCGAAGAAGTACGGCCCGACCAAGGGCGACCGCATCCGGCTGGCCGACACCGAGCTGATCGTCGAGATCGAGGACGACTCGACCGACTACGGCGAGGAGTCGATCTTCGGCGGCGGCAAGTCGATCC carries:
- a CDS encoding gamma carbonic anhydrase family protein, whose product is MIDPSAFIAPGAVVLGDVALGPGASVWYNSVVRGDAERIEIGEGSNIQDLSMLHADPGVPCVVGRRVTVGHRAILHGCTVEDDCLIGMGAILLNGVTIGAGSVVGAGALLTEGTEVPPGSLVLGMPEKVVRPVGESMRARIDHAWRHYVEEARRHRSGEVPPHPPTPPPDAGESVRSNATATRCSRPQGELDEVPGPDPAAGLRPPPRRDRGRPGGGPHRPGGPPRPRHARRGRVGRPGGY
- a CDS encoding HPr family phosphocarrier protein, coding for MDEEPTRTRRVRIVNAYGLHMRPASKFVAIAKDFRSDIRVEHQGARVDGKSLLEMTCLAAECGTTIGLEARGPDADEALDALAGLVAAGFHMTEEDYAP
- a CDS encoding serine hydrolase domain-containing protein translates to MTRIAALALSVCLTVPCLASGLPRSSPEDQGIPPSAILEFVERAERRIDALHSVMVVRHGHVVAEGWWAPYDPGTPHELYSLSKSFTSTAVGLAVAEGKLSVDDRVIDFFPDEAPDEPGANLAAMRVSDLLRMSTGHESEPSLRAADDWAEAFLAHPVPFKPGTHFLYNTAATYMLSAIVQRATGETVLDYLRPRLFEPLGIDDPRWGTSPQGVTLGGYGLSVRTEDIAKFGQLYLNHGRWEGEQVVPESWVGAATARQTSNGSNPGSDWDQGYGYQFWRSRHGAYRGDGAFGQYCIVLPEQKAVIAITSGVKDMQAVLDLVWEMLLPAMGPSPLPPAEDDRAALEARLAGLTLAPPEGPGSNATAERVSGTTFEFPDNPRGIESVTLRPEGEGTTLAFRVDGEERRISCGHGSWREGRLAFERFPEQPAAAAGAWTGDETFTARICFDETPFVASLRLEFSGEGLLLDSEANVGFGPTGHPRLVGSPAGGSAP
- a CDS encoding AI-2E family transporter, with translation MTDDSSPNPRGGSPRRTPPIPFLVLAGVVVAVTILFYQVIRPLALPLFLAAVIALLAHPLHARLTDRLGGRASLSAGIITLLILLVLVGPLGTAVGMAVSELRSVVEHFREGLAAGEDWRVLVAQDLDPRLADAIGRVERLIPLDADELREKALTIGAEGGEVLYRRSLGLLGSLPGLVLGLVMFLIALFFFLRDGSQMILGWEELTPMNAEHDRLIRGEFARVCRGVVLGTLAAAVAQGVLLGLGLFAIDLIAGTGIGRWTFLLSLLTVAFSMVPFLGAAAIWAPTALLMFSEGHPAAAVVLAVYGAVVVSLSDNLVKVLVIGETAGMHPLLVFVSVFGGIQLVGFLGIFVGPIVAAVLFTLLRILRREIVSLNRPASGRGLDRPEAG
- a CDS encoding porin, whose product is MPAAWVAIALACPAARAQGPPDPIPPPVPAHPAPTGAGPQVSVDQLAERLLAMERQNRALAEELQRTRAEHEEQMRLILDRLDEVSGRFVTAEDPAPPPDGASPPGAMPFDPRQVENPVPDYTEGQFAPDTPAPGYPLPSIVEPGRSLLNGSFGPGFRFRTHDGEFRLKVNYESQVEGRVWDPSDQQPANSGIYLPRQRIFFSGNITKPIEYEFAINRGFGGLNLLNAYLNFHVDDRFELRMGRFFTPLFYDQYAISNYWLMQPERSVFTTNLSLNRQFGAMAWGYLFDKRLDYAAGAFNGSRNSFEPLTNGLDFVGYLNARPFQMSEALPAARFLNLGASVGFGHQDQSPVPRSFRIAGGSPSADVPGPATVPFLILDPGVAERGDRLIGSVHAAYFHKGLSLIGEWQYGYGGYAAPGAGSSTRVPFSGFYASGGYFLTGEEVERRSRLYPLRPLIPTREGDRRGIGAWELTGRVSTLELGRQVFEAGLANPELWSNRAVTTELGANWYWNEYMKVYIFWLHGAFADPVLYAPGRLQETADMFWLRFQLYF
- a CDS encoding carbonic anhydrase; this encodes MQPPHCPSRREFVRVAGLATGAAGLVISGSARSAVPATRAPDPDVVLAELLEGNGRFMNGQTSLLTRRRPEDFASLAEGQAPTAIIVACSDSRVAPELVFDQGVGDLFVVRVAGNHVTGAGPIVQGSIEFAVAVLGARLILVLGHDKCGAVEGAIARSESDEPLPGSIDALVKIIKPAVADAEGKPGDRLDNVIRANVERCVGSLKTAGPILPDLVGSGELKVVGGVYRLRSGKVELFD
- a CDS encoding urea transporter, translated to MSTLDRHALSRYSAAVPAPVLEVLRGIGQVFFQENALTGACFALGIALSSPPMAVGAVIGSAIGWATARVLRFDPAGVSAGSFGFNSALVGIATLFFFRPGALSVVLLAVGCVVAAWVTRVVRRSVPFPTYTGPFIVTTWAVFFLGKAMGVEPAGPGYGPLVPNLAVGAGLEAIFHGIGQVMFQASLWTGILFLVGIALNDRGHAGWVLVASILGMLVAGYHVDAAMRALDPEQLVERDQFETIRLGLFGYNATLAAVALSLWRRSLIPPLLGLLLSVPLTEFIPRLGLPALTAPFVLATWIVLALGWLDARVLRGSGGPATEA
- a CDS encoding urease subunit gamma; amino-acid sequence: MNLSPQERDKLLIFVAAQVARQRKDRGLKLNVPEATALITAELMEMARDGKTVAEIMAAGREILTRSDVMDGVPEMVSMIQVEPTFPDGSKLVTVHEPIR
- the ureB gene encoding urease subunit beta, coding for MIPGEYLFDGDDLELNAGRPVVTLKVNNTGDRPVQIGAHYHFFEVNRALVFDREKAYGMRPDLPSGTSVRFEPGEVKEVNLVPYGGRRVVYGFNALVSGRLDDPYTRTMSLRRCQDQGFGHSASE